Proteins encoded by one window of Euzebya sp.:
- a CDS encoding PaaI family thioesterase, which translates to MPSMDAPQPIADRPRYPDEMADVAAELDGIFRRTPMYAVLGIALVDWGLGWSVLELRPSPSMGNLAGSLHGGATFAVADAAFEVACNSYGRAAVALETTAHYHRPAPLDAPVTAEAWEISRGHRTATYRLQVRDGDEVLTSYLALAYRTSRWHLPAERFPDGWG; encoded by the coding sequence ATGCCGTCGATGGACGCCCCGCAGCCGATCGCCGACCGGCCCCGCTACCCCGACGAGATGGCGGACGTGGCCGCGGAGCTCGACGGCATCTTCCGCCGGACGCCCATGTACGCGGTGCTGGGCATCGCCCTGGTGGACTGGGGCCTCGGCTGGTCGGTGCTCGAGCTGCGCCCCAGCCCGTCCATGGGCAACCTCGCCGGCTCCCTGCACGGGGGGGCGACGTTCGCGGTCGCCGACGCCGCGTTCGAGGTCGCGTGCAACTCCTACGGCCGGGCTGCCGTCGCGCTCGAGACCACCGCCCACTACCACCGCCCGGCGCCGCTCGACGCCCCGGTGACCGCCGAGGCGTGGGAGATCTCCCGCGGCCACCGCACGGCGACCTACCGGTTGCAGGTCCGCGACGGCGACGAGGTGCTCACCTCGTACCTGGCGCTCGCCTACCGCACCTCGCGGTGGCACCTGCCCGCCGAGCGGTTCCCCGACGGCTGGGGCTGA
- a CDS encoding adenylate/guanylate cyclase domain-containing protein: MRELIGLRRAGEHALRQLAPSGALRVLADALTEDPLPPSTSDEAIDATILFVDIEGFSDHVARTGDDAASRVLDLLDRAVADAIAGTSCRVVKRLGDGVMVATEDPGDGVSAAAAMPRRFAELVAAEGVGLRLRAGSHRGVVRRRGDDLIGYHVNVAARVAERASGGATLITGALRDSVQLAPALRADPAGRLVAKGVPERPRLYEIVHVAPAAT; encoded by the coding sequence GTGCGCGAGCTGATCGGCCTCCGGCGCGCCGGCGAGCACGCGCTCCGGCAGCTGGCCCCCTCCGGTGCCCTGCGGGTGCTGGCGGACGCCCTGACCGAGGACCCCCTGCCCCCGTCGACCAGCGACGAGGCGATCGACGCCACGATCCTGTTCGTCGACATCGAGGGCTTCTCCGACCACGTGGCCCGGACCGGGGACGACGCGGCGAGCCGGGTCCTCGACCTCCTCGACCGCGCCGTGGCGGACGCGATCGCCGGCACGTCCTGCCGCGTCGTGAAGCGTCTGGGCGACGGCGTGATGGTGGCGACCGAGGACCCCGGGGACGGGGTCAGCGCCGCCGCCGCGATGCCCCGCCGCTTCGCCGAGCTCGTCGCGGCGGAGGGTGTGGGCCTGCGCCTCCGCGCCGGGAGCCACCGCGGGGTCGTGCGGCGACGGGGCGACGACCTCATCGGCTACCACGTCAACGTGGCGGCGCGGGTGGCGGAGCGCGCGTCCGGGGGCGCGACGCTCATCACGGGCGCGCTGCGGGACTCCGTGCAGCTCGCCCCCGCGCTGCGGGCGGATCCCGCGGGCCGGCTGGTCGCGAAGGGCGTGCCGGAGCGCCCGCGGCTGTACGAGATCGTGCACGTCGCCCCCGCGGCGACCTGA
- a CDS encoding acetoacetate decarboxylase family protein, with amino-acid sequence MPGPDASTPPAPYPDPPWRLRGHMTVHLWVVPTARLVERVPTGTRPVSIAGRSLVGTAWVAYEPGGDLSYGELLAAVHVWHGRRPRQTVTDIWVDSAASVAGGRALWGIPKDLGRFDVLDGRAFAMAPAEDGGDAPDTTATFRPRVTLPGRVRLGWSMVQQRGDGHVVSRTRLSGRPVVGRGSVTVDPRGRLGWLADRTPLLAVQLRDLRIAFGVGEPNAT; translated from the coding sequence GTGCCCGGCCCCGACGCGTCCACGCCGCCCGCGCCCTACCCCGACCCCCCGTGGCGCCTCCGCGGGCACATGACCGTGCACCTGTGGGTGGTCCCGACGGCGCGGCTGGTCGAGCGGGTCCCGACCGGAACCCGCCCGGTCTCGATCGCCGGCCGCTCGCTGGTCGGCACCGCCTGGGTCGCCTACGAGCCGGGAGGCGACCTGAGCTACGGCGAGCTGCTCGCGGCGGTCCACGTGTGGCACGGGCGCCGGCCGCGCCAGACCGTGACCGACATCTGGGTCGACAGCGCCGCCTCGGTCGCGGGGGGCCGCGCCCTCTGGGGGATCCCGAAGGACCTCGGCCGCTTCGACGTGCTGGACGGGCGCGCCTTCGCGATGGCACCCGCCGAGGACGGGGGCGACGCACCCGACACCACCGCCACCTTCCGCCCGCGCGTGACCCTCCCCGGCCGGGTGCGGCTCGGCTGGAGCATGGTGCAACAGCGCGGGGACGGGCACGTCGTCAGCCGCACGCGGCTCTCCGGTCGGCCGGTCGTCGGCCGCGGCAGCGTCACCGTGGATCCCCGGGGGCGGCTCGGGTGGCTGGCGGACCGCACCCCCCTGCTGGCGGTCCAGCTCCGCGACCTCCGCATCGCCTTCGGGGTCGGTGAGCCGAACGCGACGTGA
- a CDS encoding NAD-dependent deacetylase, with protein sequence MVELHGTARRVVCIGAAPRHGRPAGCGFEADTTWAFEAVDAGEEDPACPRCGGLVKSATISFGQAMDDDAMVAAHELIRAADVVLVVGSSLQVYPAAAVPELALQNGQPLAIVNAEPTPLDAAADVVVHGRAGEVLAPAVAAVLEG encoded by the coding sequence GTGGTCGAGCTGCACGGCACCGCCCGTCGGGTCGTCTGCATCGGCGCGGCCCCCCGACACGGCCGACCAGCCGGGTGCGGCTTCGAGGCCGACACCACCTGGGCGTTCGAGGCCGTCGACGCAGGCGAGGAGGACCCGGCCTGCCCCCGCTGCGGCGGCCTGGTCAAGTCGGCGACGATCAGCTTCGGCCAGGCGATGGACGACGACGCCATGGTGGCCGCCCACGAGCTGATCCGCGCCGCCGACGTCGTGCTGGTGGTGGGGTCGTCCCTGCAGGTCTACCCGGCGGCGGCCGTCCCCGAGCTGGCCCTCCAGAACGGCCAGCCGCTGGCCATCGTCAACGCCGAGCCGACCCCCCTCGACGCCGCAGCGGACGTGGTCGTCCACGGCCGCGCCGGTGAGGTGCTCGCCCCGGCCGTCGCCGCGGTCCTGGAGGGGTGA
- the fdxA gene encoding ferredoxin, with protein MTYTICEPCIDVKDKACIEECPVDCIYEGDRMLYIHPDECVDCGACEPACPVEAIFYEDDVPDEWKEFTPWNAEYFEDSVSGLGSPGGAAKVGASGVDHPKVAAWE; from the coding sequence ATGACCTACACGATCTGCGAACCCTGCATCGACGTGAAGGACAAGGCCTGCATCGAGGAGTGCCCCGTCGACTGCATCTACGAGGGGGACCGGATGCTCTACATCCACCCCGACGAGTGCGTCGACTGCGGTGCGTGCGAACCCGCCTGCCCGGTGGAGGCGATCTTCTACGAGGACGACGTCCCGGACGAGTGGAAGGAGTTCACGCCCTGGAACGCCGAGTACTTCGAGGACTCGGTGTCGGGCCTGGGCTCCCCCGGCGGCGCGGCCAAGGTCGGCGCCTCCGGCGTCGACCACCCGAAGGTCGCCGCCTGGGAGTAG
- a CDS encoding alpha/beta hydrolase, whose product MKNARVPVADGVVLEAKLRLPDGAHAAAPVGAALLLHPHPSFGGHMDVWLLPTIAARLAADGWASSRINFRGVEGSTGTQTGGREEHLDAEAALGHLRDAVGDVPLAVVGWSFGAMIGLRLGRAVERWVGIGTPTRPTPDVPLAGELVPDDLPPHRTAIVGEHDQFFAPDTVDVLDPHHVVIVPGADHFMFDRDVEVADHVAAALGDPAGRTP is encoded by the coding sequence ATGAAGAACGCACGCGTCCCCGTCGCCGACGGCGTCGTCCTGGAGGCCAAGCTGCGCCTGCCCGACGGCGCGCACGCGGCTGCCCCCGTCGGCGCCGCCCTGCTGCTGCACCCGCACCCGTCCTTCGGCGGCCACATGGACGTGTGGCTGCTGCCGACGATCGCCGCCCGCCTCGCCGCGGACGGCTGGGCCTCGTCGCGGATCAACTTCCGGGGGGTCGAGGGGTCGACCGGTACCCAGACCGGGGGCCGCGAGGAGCACCTCGACGCCGAGGCGGCGCTGGGCCACCTCCGCGACGCGGTCGGGGATGTGCCGCTCGCGGTCGTCGGCTGGTCCTTCGGCGCGATGATCGGCCTGCGCCTCGGCCGGGCGGTCGAGCGCTGGGTCGGCATCGGCACGCCGACCCGGCCGACCCCCGACGTGCCCCTGGCGGGCGAGCTCGTCCCCGACGACCTGCCCCCGCACCGGACCGCCATCGTCGGCGAGCACGACCAGTTCTTCGCACCGGACACCGTCGACGTCCTCGACCCCCACCACGTGGTGATCGTCCCCGGCGCCGACCACTTCATGTTCGATCGCGACGTCGAGGTCGCCGACCACGTCGCCGCGGCCCTCGGCGACCCTGCGGGCCGGACGCCGTGA
- a CDS encoding FAD-dependent oxidoreductase — MARAVVIGGDAAGATAAVRIKDSVPDAEVVVLEKGSWTSYSACGIPYLVAGDVEQADALVARSPAEHRERGLVVRLHTTATAIDREGRVVHTMDAETGETGSEPYDVLVYATGAHPRTPPVEGLDQFGVPVHTLDEGVALRDRLVARDISHVAVLGAGYIGIELAEALAQRGLSATLIDRGEEVMRTLDADMAALIRERVIELGIDVRLGEEVAGVEREGDRCRAVRTRRVGSGGDGDGAEAEPVRAEVVVIALGSRPRVDLARDAGLAIGPSGAVAVDERMRTDDERIWAVGDCAESRHLLTGRGANVQLGTHANKHGKVAGLDAAAFLTGSGRGEAVFPGVVGSAVTRLCGLEIGRTGLTEREATAAGVDHRAVVVEGTIRSGYMPDAGWARVKLLAEPGTGRVLGGQIVGNGPVAKRIDVVAVWCHVGTTVQEAQMMDLSYAPPFGGAWDLWQVAARKAVGQLGLSPAL; from the coding sequence GTGGCCCGTGCGGTGGTGATCGGCGGCGACGCGGCCGGCGCGACCGCGGCGGTCCGCATCAAGGACTCCGTGCCCGACGCCGAGGTCGTCGTCCTCGAGAAGGGCAGCTGGACGTCGTACTCGGCCTGCGGGATCCCCTACCTCGTCGCGGGCGACGTCGAGCAGGCCGACGCCCTGGTCGCCCGCTCGCCCGCCGAGCACCGCGAGCGGGGGCTGGTCGTCCGGCTGCACACGACCGCGACCGCGATCGACCGCGAGGGTCGGGTCGTCCACACGATGGACGCCGAGACCGGCGAGACCGGCTCGGAGCCCTACGACGTGCTGGTCTACGCGACCGGCGCGCACCCGCGGACCCCACCCGTGGAGGGGCTGGACCAGTTCGGCGTCCCCGTCCACACCCTCGACGAGGGGGTCGCGCTGCGCGACCGCCTCGTCGCCCGCGACATCAGCCACGTCGCGGTCCTGGGGGCGGGCTACATCGGCATCGAGCTCGCCGAGGCGCTGGCCCAGCGCGGCCTCTCCGCCACCCTCATCGACCGGGGCGAGGAGGTCATGCGGACCCTCGACGCGGACATGGCCGCCCTGATCCGCGAGCGCGTCATCGAGCTCGGGATCGACGTGCGCCTGGGGGAGGAGGTCGCCGGCGTCGAACGGGAGGGGGACCGCTGCCGCGCCGTCCGCACGCGCCGGGTCGGGTCGGGTGGCGACGGTGACGGCGCGGAGGCCGAACCGGTGCGCGCCGAGGTGGTCGTCATCGCCCTCGGGAGCCGACCGCGCGTCGACCTGGCCCGTGACGCCGGCCTGGCGATCGGGCCGTCCGGCGCCGTGGCGGTCGACGAGCGGATGCGCACCGACGACGAGCGGATCTGGGCGGTCGGGGACTGCGCGGAGTCCCGGCACCTGCTGACCGGCCGTGGCGCGAACGTGCAGCTCGGCACCCACGCCAACAAGCACGGGAAGGTGGCCGGGCTGGACGCGGCCGCGTTCCTGACGGGCAGCGGGCGGGGTGAGGCGGTGTTCCCCGGCGTCGTCGGCTCCGCCGTCACCCGGCTGTGCGGGCTCGAGATCGGCCGCACCGGGCTCACCGAGCGGGAGGCGACCGCCGCCGGTGTCGACCACCGCGCGGTCGTCGTCGAGGGGACGATCCGGTCGGGGTACATGCCCGACGCCGGCTGGGCGCGCGTCAAGCTGCTGGCCGAGCCCGGCACCGGTCGGGTCCTGGGGGGCCAGATCGTGGGGAACGGGCCGGTGGCCAAGCGCATCGACGTGGTGGCGGTGTGGTGCCACGTGGGCACGACGGTGCAGGAGGCCCAGATGATGGACCTCTCCTACGCCCCGCCGTTCGGCGGCGCCTGGGACCTGTGGCAGGTGGCGGCGCGGAAGGCGGTCGGCCAGCTCGGCCTCAGTCCTGCGCTCTGA
- the pyk gene encoding pyruvate kinase — translation MARRAKIVATLGPSLDDRDKLRADVEAGIDVVRLNFSHGDHDTHARRLEAVRELGVRLGRNVGSLADLQGPKIRLGMVPDPGVEIPTGSEVYLHPGVEELDSYESEGLPALPVVYESLAEDVTPGALMLIDDGSLRLVCSRIEDGVVRARVVAGGLAKSRKGLNLPGVEVSAPCLTDKDVEDLKFAMELGADWVALSFVRRPEDIQDVRDRIADLGGQSPVIAKLERPEAIERLTDIIDVTDAVMVARGDLGVEIGPERVPAIQKEIIAEANAESRPVITATEMLDSMINSPRPTRAEASDVANAIFDGSDAVMLSGETAAGKYPVEAVRTMARIVEVAERSPHLIHPSPPPHSELSVSRVVAQSAVQVARDVRAQAIVVFSMTGWSVQLVSKMRPEMPLVGLTPSDRARRRTSMMWGTEAALVPMKDRAQELLEAAERVLVDGNWSAVGDTIVLVTGPPGSLGGTSRIWVHRIGDEIIS, via the coding sequence TTGGCCCGAAGAGCAAAGATCGTCGCAACCCTGGGTCCGTCCCTCGACGACCGGGACAAGCTGCGCGCCGACGTGGAGGCCGGCATCGACGTGGTGCGCCTGAACTTCAGCCACGGCGACCACGACACCCACGCCCGCCGCCTCGAGGCCGTCCGCGAGCTCGGCGTCCGGTTGGGCCGCAACGTCGGCAGCCTGGCCGACCTGCAGGGCCCGAAGATCCGGCTCGGCATGGTCCCCGACCCGGGGGTGGAGATCCCGACCGGGTCGGAGGTCTACCTGCACCCCGGCGTCGAGGAGCTCGACAGCTACGAGAGCGAGGGGCTCCCCGCGCTGCCGGTGGTGTACGAGTCCCTGGCCGAGGACGTCACGCCCGGCGCGCTGATGCTCATCGACGACGGGTCGCTGCGGCTGGTCTGCTCGCGGATCGAGGACGGCGTCGTCCGCGCCCGCGTCGTCGCCGGCGGCCTCGCCAAGTCCCGCAAGGGCCTGAACCTCCCCGGTGTCGAGGTGTCCGCGCCGTGCTTGACCGACAAGGACGTCGAGGACCTCAAGTTCGCCATGGAGCTCGGCGCGGACTGGGTGGCGCTGTCCTTCGTGCGACGTCCCGAGGACATCCAGGACGTCCGCGACCGGATCGCGGACCTCGGCGGGCAGTCGCCGGTGATCGCGAAGCTCGAGCGGCCCGAGGCCATCGAGCGGCTGACCGACATCATCGACGTCACCGACGCGGTGATGGTCGCCCGCGGCGACCTCGGCGTGGAGATCGGCCCCGAGCGGGTGCCGGCCATCCAGAAGGAGATCATCGCCGAGGCCAACGCCGAGTCCCGCCCGGTGATCACCGCCACCGAGATGCTCGACAGCATGATCAACTCCCCCCGGCCGACCCGGGCCGAGGCGAGCGACGTCGCCAACGCCATCTTCGACGGCAGCGACGCGGTGATGCTGTCCGGTGAGACGGCCGCCGGGAAGTACCCCGTCGAGGCCGTCCGGACGATGGCGCGGATCGTCGAGGTCGCCGAGCGCTCCCCCCACCTGATCCACCCCTCACCCCCGCCGCACTCCGAGCTGAGCGTCAGCCGGGTCGTCGCCCAGTCCGCGGTGCAGGTCGCCCGCGACGTGCGGGCCCAGGCCATCGTGGTCTTCTCGATGACCGGCTGGTCGGTGCAGCTGGTGTCGAAGATGCGCCCGGAGATGCCGCTCGTCGGCCTCACGCCGTCGGACCGGGCCCGCCGTCGCACCTCGATGATGTGGGGCACCGAGGCGGCCCTGGTGCCGATGAAGGACCGTGCGCAGGAGCTGCTCGAGGCCGCCGAGCGCGTGCTCGTCGACGGCAACTGGTCCGCGGTGGGCGACACGATCGTGCTGGTGACCGGGCCCCCGGGCTCGTTGGGCGGGACCAGCCGCATCTGGGTGCACCGCATCGGCGACGAGATCATCAGCTAG
- a CDS encoding ABC transporter permease, giving the protein MSTATVDSPARAVEATRVVPARTRLVVIGWIYTILGVGFLDLARRVPEDDVTFNFGVPPGVPQITLDPGGAVLLIGLVLVVAGITGILEHRLGRVTSVALAVATALFIPLILILSLAYSTSSKTTNAIPIVVESLRQATPIALGALGGLWCERSGVVNIGIEGMMLAGAGGGFVAYAVLGGAAGGGWLWVAVLIAVLIGGLMAALHAVLCITFRTDQIISGVVLNLLALGLTSYLRTQVLVPLGAGNGITLPRWELPLLSDLPIVGPLFEGQPIYFSMFVLLAVTTFVLGRTRFGLRVRSVGENPHAAETLGIDPIRIRYAAVIIGGLIAGLGGAWFSLETVGSFEDNMTNGTGFIALAALIFGKWRPWPAFGGALLFGFASALETRLQILSVRLDDFSFLAVPVPDLTIPSQFLQALPFVVTIIVLAGAIGRAVAPAADGEPFEPSR; this is encoded by the coding sequence GTCATCGGTTGGATCTACACGATCCTCGGCGTCGGCTTCCTCGACCTGGCACGACGGGTCCCCGAGGACGACGTCACCTTCAACTTCGGCGTCCCGCCCGGCGTGCCCCAGATCACCCTCGACCCGGGCGGTGCGGTCCTCCTGATCGGCCTGGTGCTCGTCGTGGCCGGGATCACCGGCATCCTCGAGCACCGGCTCGGCCGGGTGACCTCCGTCGCGCTGGCCGTCGCCACCGCGCTGTTCATCCCGCTCATCCTGATCCTGTCGCTGGCCTACTCGACGTCGTCGAAGACGACCAACGCCATCCCGATCGTGGTCGAGTCGCTCAGGCAGGCGACCCCGATCGCCCTCGGCGCCCTCGGCGGCCTCTGGTGCGAGCGGTCCGGCGTCGTCAACATCGGCATCGAGGGGATGATGCTCGCGGGCGCCGGCGGCGGCTTCGTCGCCTACGCGGTGCTCGGCGGCGCCGCCGGCGGCGGGTGGCTGTGGGTGGCGGTCCTGATCGCCGTCCTGATCGGCGGGTTGATGGCCGCGCTCCACGCCGTGCTGTGCATCACCTTCCGGACCGACCAGATCATCTCCGGCGTGGTCCTGAACCTGCTCGCCCTCGGGTTGACGTCCTACCTGCGGACGCAGGTCCTCGTCCCGCTCGGCGCCGGCAACGGCATCACCCTCCCGCGCTGGGAGCTGCCCCTCCTGAGCGACCTGCCGATCGTGGGCCCGCTGTTCGAGGGCCAGCCGATCTACTTCTCGATGTTCGTGCTGCTGGCGGTCACCACGTTCGTCCTCGGCCGCACCCGCTTCGGACTACGCGTCCGCTCCGTGGGCGAGAACCCGCACGCCGCGGAGACCCTCGGCATCGACCCGATCAGGATCCGCTACGCGGCGGTGATCATCGGCGGGCTGATCGCCGGGCTCGGCGGCGCGTGGTTCTCCCTCGAGACCGTCGGCTCGTTCGAGGACAACATGACCAACGGGACCGGCTTCATCGCCCTCGCCGCCCTCATCTTCGGCAAGTGGCGCCCCTGGCCGGCGTTCGGCGGCGCCCTCCTCTTCGGCTTCGCGAGCGCGCTCGAGACGCGGCTGCAGATCCTGTCGGTGCGCCTGGACGACTTCAGCTTCCTGGCCGTGCCGGTCCCCGACCTGACCATCCCCAGCCAGTTCCTGCAGGCGCTGCCGTTCGTCGTGACCATCATCGTCCTCGCCGGCGCGATCGGGCGAGCGGTCGCCCCGGCCGCCGACGGGGAGCCGTTCGAGCCCTCGCGGTGA